The stretch of DNA CAAGCATTCTTGGATCTCTAAAACCGGGAGACACAATTTTTATGAGTGATGGCAAGGTTTCACTGACGGTAATCAACTCCTCCAAAGATCAGGCCACCGTTTCTGCTGGAGATAATGCCGTGATCAGGGACAGGAGCCGAATAAACATTCCCGGTAGGGTGCTCGATCTCGGTACGATCACCGATCGTGACAGGGAGTTCCTCAAGGAAGGCGTGGCAGGTCACGTGGACTATTTCGCGCTGTCGTTCGTTCAATCCAAGGCCAATGTGCAGAGCCTCCAGAAAGCTATAATGGATATCGGCGGATCCCAGGGGGTTGTTGCCAAGATAGAAACCAAGAGCGGGTACCAGAATATAGGTGAGATTGCAATGGCATCAGACGTGGTAATGGTTGCGAGGGGAGACCTTGGTGTGGAATTGCCACTGACCGAGGTCAGTCTAGCTCAGAAAAACATTATCTATCAATCCCACAGAAGAGGAAAGCCAACAATAGTCGCTACGCAGATGCTGGAGAGCATGGTAATGAGCGATTCCCCGACCAGAGCAGAAGTATCAGATGTTACCAACGCTATACTGGATAATGCCGACTCCCTCATGCTTTCTGAAGAAACTGCCATGGGAAAATATCCTGTACAGACTATCGAATATCTGAGCAGAATTTCTGAATACGTTGAAAGTCAGAGAATGGATTTTCCTGAGCCGGAAGAATTTATTGGGAACAAGGTAGCTTACTCTATTGCGGTTGCATCAAAGACAATCTCTGAAGATTCAAATGCAGAGGGAATAATAGCATTCACCCGCACAGGAAATACTGCCAGGATGATTTCCGCAGTGCGCCCGCGTGTGCCTGCATATGGGGTTGTGAATTCTGAATCTACGGCAAGGAAACTGAACCTGTACCGTGGCATCATCCCAGTCTTTTTGCCGATAAATGATGGGGAAACAACCGACGTTTACGACATGACGAGGAAATTCCAGGAATTGAACGGAATCAGGAGAGGATTGCGATACGTTGTTACCTCGGGCGCACCATACTTCCTGTTCGGTGGAACCAATGACGTCAGGGTCATAACTACAGGAAGGTACCTTGGGGTTGGGCACGCAAACGGCATTTCAGCTGACGGAACCGTGACGTACGGAACTGATGGAAATTGCAATATATTGGTCGTGAGCAAAGAAGATGAAATTCCATTGAACGCATCAAAATACGATGGAATTATATGCCAGAGTGCTGTCAGCAGCTTTCTGCGTGAAAGACTGAGAGAATCTGAAACATCTCTACTGAGCAATGCAAAACTTTTCTACGATATAAAGGAGGGCGATAATGTATTCATTGACGGATACACAGGAATAGTTGTATCATAATCCGGTGAACAAATCTTTCCTGATGGATTCAATGTCTACTCTGCCAGAATAGTCTACGTAAACATTTTTCAGTTTGACGTATTCTTCTATGCCATGCCTGCTTCCCTCTCCACCCTGTCCGGTCAGCCTGAAACCAGTATGATACCCCTGGGAGCTCTCCGGGCCAGGCTGGTTCACGTAGAGTTCACCAAATCTGATCCTGTCGGATGCCCTGAATATAAGCTTCTGATCCTCCGTGAACAGATATGATGCAAGGCCGTATCTGGAGTTGTTGGCTTCGGATATCATTTCGTCTTCATCGTTCACCTTCCTCACGCCGATTACAGGTCCAAATATCTCATCCCTGAAAATTCTTGATGACTCCTCCGCACCCTCGATCAGGGTTGGTTCGAGGAAATATCCATTTTTGAATTTTCCAGGCACGTTCGGTCTCTTTCCTCCCGCTATCACCTTCAAGCCGGCAAGGATGGAGTCGGAAATATACTTCTCAGTGTTTTCCAGAGCCTGATGATTTATCAGGGGTCCCATGTCGGAGGTCTCGGGATTGCCGACAACGATTGACTTCATGAGCGATACAGCTCTTTTTACAAAGGAGTCATACACATCAGCATGAACGTAGAGGCGCTCTGCGGCAACGCAAGACTGGCCGGAGTTCCATAATTTTGCCCACGCAAAGGCTTTCAGGGCATTATCCAGGTTCGCGTCCTTCCAGATCATGAATGGGGCTTTTCCTCCAAGTTCGAGTATCAACTTGGCCATGTTGTTCGAAGCTTTCTGCATTATGCGCTGTCCTGTTGCCGTTGATCCTGTCATTGTAATCAGGGAAACTTTTGGGTGCGCTATTATGTAATCTCCGACTTCGCTACCTTTTCCGGTTAGAAAATTGAGAACCCCTTTTGGAATCCCGGCCTCTATAAATTTCCGGACAATGAACTCTGCGCTTGCTGGTGTATCGGAGCTTGGCTTAAGGACAACAGTGTTTCCGGTAAGCAGCGCTGGAGCCAGTTTCCTGGCAACCATGCCAGCAGGGAAATTCCATGGGGTTATTGCAACAACAACTCCATAGGGGATCTTGTACTGGAATATGCGTCTAGTGTTGCTATCACCTTCAACAATGTCACCTGTTATCTTTCTTGAGAACTCTGCATAATACTGAAGCTGATCAAGGACGCCGTCAACCTCCTGTCTCGCTTCTATGGGGATCTTTCCGTTTTCCAGGATGAGTATATTTTCAAGATTTTTTCTGTCTTTTGCTATAAGCTCCCCTGCTCTGTAAATGATTTTTGAGCGAGCTACCGATCCGATGGAAGACCATCCATCAAAACTTTCTTCTGCGGCGTCAATCGCAGCGTCCACGTCTTCTCTTTTGGATGCCGGCATCTTTTCCAGGAATTCACCTGTCGACGGGTTATACTTATCCATTTCTTCACCATCATATGCAGGTCTCCAGGTACCGTCAATGAAATTGTTCATGGCATTCAATGCCCGCATCGCATAATAAGCTGACTGAAAAAGGTTAAATTGTTTGACAGGAGTTCAATTTAAGGGGTCTACATTCCTTGAGGATTTTTTGGAAGTACTGGGTATCAAGATTTATATACAATCTTGAATTTCCCGCTATACACGATAATTTCGGTGATCCAATGAACAATGGTGATTTTCTAAAAATAGAATATGAGGTCAGAGCAGGTGAGGAGAAGAAACTGGTAGATACCAGCAACGAGTCGCTAGCCAAGGAAAGCGATATCTATCACGAGCACAGGAAATACGACGATGAGGTCATCATTGTTGGTTCTGATAAGCAATTTCCAGAGATAAATGAGTCCTTGGAGAAATCCGAAGAGGGAAAGGAATACGAGGTCGTGATCCCTGCGGAGAAGGCATACGGAATCAGGGACAATAAGAACATTAAGGTCCATACAGCCAGGGAATTCCAGAGGCTGGAGATTAACCCTGTCGTGGGTCAGGAAGTCAGCCTGAACAATAGAAGAGGCAGGGTCCTTTCAGTAACGCCTGGAAGGGTTCTTGTTGACTATAATCACCCGCTTGCCAGCAAAACTATATACTATAAGTACAAGGTGGGCAAGATTTTAACCGATCCTGCTGAGAAACTGCTTGCGATAGTTCACATGTATTATCAGCCTGAAAAGGAAGATTTTCTCTGCTCTATTGAGGACTCCGTCGCCGTCATTTCCGTACCGGAAGATGCAAAGTTCGATCCTGTATGGCTTAATGCAAAGTACCTTGTCGTGAACGACATACGGAAATACCTCCCTGACAAGGATATATCAATAAGGGAATTCTACCTCAAACCCCCAAAAGAAGAGGAACATAAAGAAGAAGCGAAAGAAAAAGCCGAGGAGAATAATACTTCCGCCGAAGTAAAGCAAGAGACCTCAGAGAAGTCATGAATTCATAATGAACTCCAATTTCTCAGATCAACTCAAGACACTTTCAGAAAGAGTCAGGATAATTCTTGTAGCCCCGAAATACGAGGGCAATATTGGGGCTGTTGCCAGATCCATGAGAAATTCAGGTCTGTCTGACCTTGCGATTGTTAACCCCCCATATATCGGGGACGAGGCCATGGCCAGAGCCATGGCTGGCAGAGACATTCTGGATGGCAGAAAAATATACCAAACGCTTGAGGAGGCATCTCGTGATTTCTCAGTAATAGCAGCTACGTCAAGCGTGGCAACCTTGAACCGTAAAAAATTCAGGCGCATACCGGTTTCTCCGGATGAATTCTGGCAGGAATTCTCACTGAGGAATGACAGGATTGCAATAGTGTTTGGAAGAGAGGATGATGGTCTGCGAAACGAGGAAATAGAGTTCTGCAACTATTTCATAAATATCCCAGGATCACCCGATTACCCTGTGTACAACCTTTCTCATGCTGCCGCGATCATCCTGTACGAGATGATGAAACACGTTCCGAATCAGGTTGATTCGGACTACAAGGAGCCGATTTCTTCGGAGAACTATAATATTCTCATGGAAAGGATCGAGGAACTGCTTGATATAGTATCCTTTCCAAAATCAAGACGAAGGAACATTGATACTATGATCCGCAGAATCACAGCAAGATCTTCACTCACGCAGACTGAGTACTTCAAGATCATGGGCATCATAAGAATCCTCATTAAGCATCTGGAAAGCCAATGAAAGGCTCACACTCCACTGGAATGAAGTGAAAATGTTTATTAACGAATCTTAATTAACGCCTTACACGATGGATGTTCACCATGTCATTAGAAACACATAGAAAATCAAGCCCAGCCATGAAAGGGACAATTGAAAAATTGATCACGATTTCGAGAGATAACCAGTCAGTATTCTGGAGAGATATTGCAAAACGACTGAACGGGGGCAGGAGACGATATTCCTCGATAAATGTGGGAAAGATAAGCAAACTTGCAGCCGAGGGAGAAACTGTTGTGGTTGCAGGGAGTGTCCTGGGTAGTGGGTTCATTGACAAGAAAATAACCGTATCTGCACTTTCAATATCCGAAAACGCCAGGAAAAAGCTTGAGGATAATGGATCAAAATTCAAGAGCCTCGATGAGCTTGCGTCTGAGAATCCAAAGGGTACAAATCTAAGGATACTGAGGTAATTAAATGATATACATTGATGCTGATAATGCAATTTACGGAAGACTTTCAACCTATGTTGCCAAGCAGTTGCTTTACGGCGAAGGCGTCGTAATTGTAAACGCTGAAAAAGTGGTTATAACCGGCACTAAACCATTCCTTATCAACAGGTTCAAGGAGAGAAGGGAAATTGGAAGCGTCAGGAAAGGACCCGCATATCCGAAGACAGCTGACCAGATCCTCAGGAGATCAATAAAAAATATGTTGCCGTCAAAGACAACGACCGGGAAAGAAGCACTGAGGAGATGTGTTGTCTATAGGGGAAAGCCAAAGATACTGGAAGGAACGGAATTCGTTAAGGTCGACAGTGCGCTCAACCACAAGAAGAGTGGATACGTAACACTTCAGGATATCACATTCCAGCTTGGCCAGAGGTCGATTCAATGAAAGCAAACAATTCAATCGTAACATCTGGTAAAAGAAAAACCGCAGTTGCCAAAGCTGTTACAAAAAAGGGCAGCGGGAAAGTTACTATCAACGGATACCCCATTGAACTGCATCCCGTTTCCATATTGAGAGAGAAAATCAGGGAGCCTCTGCTGCTACTAGGGGATAAGGTTAATGGCATTGACATAGAAGTAACTGTGTCAGGCGGTGGCGTAACTGGACAGGCTGATGCATCCAGGACCGCTATTGCTAAGGGAATAGTGAAATTCGTTGCCGATGATACACTTGAGGACAAATTCAAGCAATACGACCGTGCGATGCTGGTTAATGATATAAGAAGAAAACTGCCCAAGAAGCCTATGGGAAGGGGCGCAAGGGTAAAGAGACAGAAGTCATACAGGTGATCATATGATTATCCCGGTAAGATGTTTCAGTTGTGGGAAAGTTGTCGCATCGGACTACGTCAGGTTTAGCAATAAGATGGCAGAGATACGCAGTTCTGGGCGCGAGCCGACACCGGAAGAGGTAAGCAAGACCCTCACTGATCTGCACGTTGATAGATACTGCTGCAGAAGGATGATTCTGTCACACACAGACCTCATAGATGAAATTCTTCCGTTTTCGTGAGGGACCGTGGGGTAGCTTGGTATCCTACCAGCTTGGGGTGTTGGTAACTTGAGTTCAAATCTCAACGGTCCCACCATGTTCATGGGGATATAGATAAGACCAAAAAAAGTTGTTATTTTTGATTAGATATATAAAAATTAATGAATAATAGTAGTTAAAATACCTTGTTTTCTCTGTAGATATTCCTGGTTAAGTATTTTCACAATCTTAGCCTTTAAGTTTAGGTTTTCATTTTTCCTGATCTTAGCCTTAATTTTGTATAGGGCTTGTTGTGAAATTCCCTTATCCCTGACATCTTTAGGCTTCAAAGTTAAGACCCATTCATAGAACTGCTTTGGATTCTCAAATTCCAGATAATCCTCATCATTAAGACCAAATACCGATGCATCGTCAAGGTTGTTTGATTCTCACCGCGTTTTATTTTTTTGGGAAGTCCACAATCAAAAGGAGAGAAATTATTGGATATATGGATAAAAATAGAAAATTATCATTATGATCCCAACAACTATTGAGGAATATGCCCATGCAATTGTATAATAGGTCTTGCTTCTTTTTCCTCTCGATGCATAAGATACTGCAGCAATAACACCCATTATTA from Thermoplasmataceae archaeon encodes:
- a CDS encoding DNA-directed RNA polymerase subunit N codes for the protein MIIPVRCFSCGKVVASDYVRFSNKMAEIRSSGREPTPEEVSKTLTDLHVDRYCCRRMILSHTDLIDEILPFS
- a CDS encoding 50S ribosomal protein L18e; this encodes MSLETHRKSSPAMKGTIEKLITISRDNQSVFWRDIAKRLNGGRRRYSSINVGKISKLAAEGETVVVAGSVLGSGFIDKKITVSALSISENARKKLEDNGSKFKSLDELASENPKGTNLRILR
- a CDS encoding 50S ribosomal protein L13 yields the protein MIYIDADNAIYGRLSTYVAKQLLYGEGVVIVNAEKVVITGTKPFLINRFKERREIGSVRKGPAYPKTADQILRRSIKNMLPSKTTTGKEALRRCVVYRGKPKILEGTEFVKVDSALNHKKSGYVTLQDITFQLGQRSIQ
- a CDS encoding peptidylprolyl isomerase — encoded protein: MNNGDFLKIEYEVRAGEEKKLVDTSNESLAKESDIYHEHRKYDDEVIIVGSDKQFPEINESLEKSEEGKEYEVVIPAEKAYGIRDNKNIKVHTAREFQRLEINPVVGQEVSLNNRRGRVLSVTPGRVLVDYNHPLASKTIYYKYKVGKILTDPAEKLLAIVHMYYQPEKEDFLCSIEDSVAVISVPEDAKFDPVWLNAKYLVVNDIRKYLPDKDISIREFYLKPPKEEEHKEEAKEKAEENNTSAEVKQETSEKS
- a CDS encoding 30S ribosomal protein S9, giving the protein MKANNSIVTSGKRKTAVAKAVTKKGSGKVTINGYPIELHPVSILREKIREPLLLLGDKVNGIDIEVTVSGGGVTGQADASRTAIAKGIVKFVADDTLEDKFKQYDRAMLVNDIRRKLPKKPMGRGARVKRQKSYR
- a CDS encoding D-glyceraldehyde dehydrogenase codes for the protein MNNFIDGTWRPAYDGEEMDKYNPSTGEFLEKMPASKREDVDAAIDAAEESFDGWSSIGSVARSKIIYRAGELIAKDRKNLENILILENGKIPIEARQEVDGVLDQLQYYAEFSRKITGDIVEGDSNTRRIFQYKIPYGVVVAITPWNFPAGMVARKLAPALLTGNTVVLKPSSDTPASAEFIVRKFIEAGIPKGVLNFLTGKGSEVGDYIIAHPKVSLITMTGSTATGQRIMQKASNNMAKLILELGGKAPFMIWKDANLDNALKAFAWAKLWNSGQSCVAAERLYVHADVYDSFVKRAVSLMKSIVVGNPETSDMGPLINHQALENTEKYISDSILAGLKVIAGGKRPNVPGKFKNGYFLEPTLIEGAEESSRIFRDEIFGPVIGVRKVNDEDEMISEANNSRYGLASYLFTEDQKLIFRASDRIRFGELYVNQPGPESSQGYHTGFRLTGQGGEGSRHGIEEYVKLKNVYVDYSGRVDIESIRKDLFTGL
- the pyk gene encoding pyruvate kinase yields the protein INHPSILGSLKPGDTIFMSDGKVSLTVINSSKDQATVSAGDNAVIRDRSRINIPGRVLDLGTITDRDREFLKEGVAGHVDYFALSFVQSKANVQSLQKAIMDIGGSQGVVAKIETKSGYQNIGEIAMASDVVMVARGDLGVELPLTEVSLAQKNIIYQSHRRGKPTIVATQMLESMVMSDSPTRAEVSDVTNAILDNADSLMLSEETAMGKYPVQTIEYLSRISEYVESQRMDFPEPEEFIGNKVAYSIAVASKTISEDSNAEGIIAFTRTGNTARMISAVRPRVPAYGVVNSESTARKLNLYRGIIPVFLPINDGETTDVYDMTRKFQELNGIRRGLRYVVTSGAPYFLFGGTNDVRVITTGRYLGVGHANGISADGTVTYGTDGNCNILVVSKEDEIPLNASKYDGIICQSAVSSFLRERLRESETSLLSNAKLFYDIKEGDNVFIDGYTGIVVS
- a CDS encoding RNA methyltransferase, with the translated sequence MNSNFSDQLKTLSERVRIILVAPKYEGNIGAVARSMRNSGLSDLAIVNPPYIGDEAMARAMAGRDILDGRKIYQTLEEASRDFSVIAATSSVATLNRKKFRRIPVSPDEFWQEFSLRNDRIAIVFGREDDGLRNEEIEFCNYFINIPGSPDYPVYNLSHAAAIILYEMMKHVPNQVDSDYKEPISSENYNILMERIEELLDIVSFPKSRRRNIDTMIRRITARSSLTQTEYFKIMGIIRILIKHLESQ